One window of Nostoc sp. C052 genomic DNA carries:
- a CDS encoding class I SAM-dependent methyltransferase, producing MTQLKTLPTYDPSLFEGAAEGYAQYRTKYPPVVFDKLAEIFHLNGQGRLLDLGTGPGLISIPLRTKFEEVVAIDPDPGMIAEAKRQAATVGANNITWLEQGAELIDSSLGKFKLTTIGRAFHWMERELVLERLYELLTDDGALALLNTGDNPWESNLPWKQAAVGVVKKWLGDERRTGQRGQGIRKPVDPPHEVVIGNSAFARQETYEVPFEKSWTVDSYLGYLYTTAFSLKIFYGDNAPAFEKDLREALLAVEPSGHFTEELQATILVAWKH from the coding sequence ATGACTCAACTAAAAACACTTCCTACCTACGACCCAAGTTTATTTGAGGGAGCCGCAGAGGGCTACGCTCAATATAGAACCAAATACCCACCAGTTGTATTCGACAAACTAGCCGAAATATTTCATCTCAATGGTCAAGGACGACTCCTTGATTTAGGTACTGGCCCAGGATTAATTTCAATTCCCCTACGAACCAAATTTGAAGAAGTTGTGGCGATCGATCCCGATCCCGGTATGATTGCAGAAGCCAAACGGCAAGCAGCAACAGTCGGAGCAAATAATATTACTTGGTTAGAGCAAGGAGCAGAGTTAATCGACTCTAGTTTAGGGAAATTTAAGTTAACCACGATTGGTAGAGCCTTCCACTGGATGGAACGCGAACTAGTTCTTGAACGCCTTTATGAATTGCTAACTGATGATGGTGCATTAGCATTGCTTAACACTGGTGATAACCCTTGGGAAAGCAATCTACCTTGGAAACAAGCTGCTGTTGGAGTAGTGAAAAAATGGTTAGGGGATGAGCGACGGACTGGACAACGAGGACAAGGTATTCGTAAGCCAGTCGATCCTCCCCATGAAGTTGTAATTGGCAATTCGGCTTTTGCTCGTCAAGAAACTTATGAAGTGCCATTTGAAAAATCTTGGACTGTCGATAGCTATCTGGGCTACTTATACACTACAGCCTTCTCTCTGAAAATTTTCTATGGTGATAATGCTCCAGCATTTGAAAAGGATCTTAGAGAAGCGCTACTAGCAGTTGAGCCGTCTGGACATTTTACAGAAGAACTGCAAGCTACAATTCTAGTCGCTTGGAAGCACTAG
- a CDS encoding amidohydrolase family protein, which yields MTIALDRPHKTKSAQIREKLGYPIIDTDVHTQEFPPAFLDYLEQVAGTAIAERFQEHLPGASRSKWFKQSWDERRANRTARPPFWTRPTNDALNLATVSLPKLLHERLQEAGTDFAVVYPNLATMAPHIGNEEMRRAVCRAANTYHADIFRPYSDRLTPIASIPMNTPEEAIEELEYAVKVLGLKAIQIPGHIRRPIPAFEKYGEEVANEAIWIDTFGLDSKYDYDPFWAKCVELKVVPTTHSSGMGWINRRSISNYQYNHIGHFASAAEALCKSLFFGGVTHRFPTLKFAFLEGGAAWGASLYTDLIWHWDTRNKDHLVENNNPANIDREELLELYTRYGGELVHGRLDQLGSGLGFHAELVAPLEPGDLDEFAVAGVTKPEDIRDRFLNHFYFGTESDDTRVAQAFNRKANPYGDRVKAFLGSDSGHWDVPDITAIAANTYSMVERKIITEEDLQYFLSIHPLELYTSLNRDFFKGTAVEKTADEFLAAKETR from the coding sequence ATGACTATTGCACTAGACCGTCCACATAAAACCAAGTCTGCTCAAATTCGGGAAAAACTGGGTTATCCGATCATCGACACTGATGTACATACCCAAGAATTTCCGCCAGCATTCTTAGACTATTTAGAGCAAGTTGCTGGAACTGCGATCGCAGAGCGTTTTCAAGAACACTTACCCGGTGCATCTCGCTCTAAATGGTTTAAGCAATCTTGGGATGAACGCCGCGCTAACCGTACCGCCCGCCCTCCTTTCTGGACTCGTCCTACTAACGATGCTTTAAATTTAGCTACCGTTAGTTTGCCTAAGTTGTTGCACGAACGCTTACAAGAAGCAGGTACAGACTTTGCTGTTGTGTACCCTAACTTGGCAACGATGGCGCCACATATTGGCAATGAAGAGATGCGGCGGGCTGTTTGTCGGGCAGCGAACACTTACCACGCTGATATTTTCCGTCCTTATAGCGATCGCTTAACACCCATTGCTTCCATCCCCATGAATACGCCCGAAGAGGCGATCGAAGAGTTGGAATATGCTGTGAAAGTACTGGGACTCAAAGCAATTCAAATCCCCGGACATATCCGCCGCCCGATTCCCGCCTTTGAGAAGTATGGCGAAGAAGTAGCTAACGAAGCCATCTGGATTGACACCTTTGGCTTGGATAGTAAATATGATTACGATCCCTTCTGGGCAAAATGCGTAGAACTAAAAGTCGTACCCACCACCCACTCTTCCGGTATGGGTTGGATCAATCGGCGTTCCATTAGCAATTACCAATACAACCATATTGGTCACTTTGCATCGGCTGCGGAAGCGCTGTGTAAATCTTTGTTCTTTGGTGGTGTAACTCACCGCTTCCCCACACTCAAGTTTGCTTTCTTAGAAGGAGGTGCAGCTTGGGGTGCTAGTTTGTACACTGATTTGATTTGGCACTGGGATACCCGTAATAAAGATCATTTGGTGGAAAACAACAATCCCGCCAATATTGATCGCGAAGAACTGCTAGAACTTTATACCCGTTATGGTGGTGAATTAGTACATGGTCGTTTGGATCAGCTAGGTAGCGGTTTAGGTTTCCACGCCGAATTAGTAGCGCCCTTAGAACCAGGTGATTTGGATGAATTCGCCGTTGCAGGAGTAACGAAGCCAGAGGATATCCGCGATCGCTTCTTGAATCACTTCTACTTCGGGACAGAATCAGATGATACCCGTGTAGCTCAAGCCTTTAACCGCAAAGCTAATCCTTATGGCGATCGCGTGAAAGCATTTTTAGGTTCCGATTCTGGTCATTGGGACGTACCTGATATTACTGCGATCGCAGCTAATACCTATTCAATGGTAGAACGCAAGATTATCACTGAAGAAGATTTGCAATATTTTCTATCGATTCATCCCTTGGAGTTATACACCAGCCTGAATCGTGATTTCTTCAAAGGTACGGCTGTGGAGAAAACCGCAGATGAATTTTTGGCTGCGAAAGAGACGCGATAA
- a CDS encoding amidohydrolase family protein yields the protein MTIALDRPQKTRSAQIREKLGYPIIDTDVHTQEFEPAVLDYLEQVGGTELVERFKENLPGSSRFKWYKQSWEERFAYRTNRPNWWGRPTKNTLNLATISLPKLLHERLQEAGTDFAVVYPNLATMAPNIGNEEMRRAVCRAVNTYHADIFRPYSDRLTPIAAIPLHTPQEGIEELEYAVNVLGLKAIQIPGYVRRPIPAFEKYGKEVANEVVWIDNFGLDSEYDYDPFWAKCVELKVVPTTHASSQGWTTQRSVTNAQYNHINHFAFAAEALCKSLFFGGVTRRFPQLKFAFLEGGSAWGASLYADIIWHWETRNKQHLLSNNNPAIIDKEALVELYTRYGGELVDGRLDKIGDGLGFHHQLLAPEDPGELDEFELAGIEKPEDVRDRFLNHFYFGTESDDTRVSQAFNRAANPFGDRVKAFLGSDSGHWDVPDITAVTANAYSMAEREIITEEDLRYFLSIHPLELYTSLNQDFFKGTGVEKAANEYLAAKK from the coding sequence ATGACGATTGCTCTAGACCGTCCACAAAAAACCAGGTCTGCTCAAATTCGCGAAAAACTTGGTTATCCAATCATTGATACTGATGTACATACCCAAGAATTTGAACCAGCAGTCTTAGATTATTTAGAGCAAGTTGGTGGAACTGAACTTGTCGAACGTTTCAAAGAAAATTTACCAGGATCATCCCGCTTTAAGTGGTACAAGCAAAGTTGGGAAGAACGTTTTGCTTATCGTACCAATCGCCCTAACTGGTGGGGTCGTCCAACCAAAAATACTTTGAATTTGGCTACCATTAGCTTGCCCAAGTTGCTGCACGAACGCTTACAAGAAGCAGGTACAGACTTTGCTGTTGTGTACCCCAACTTGGCAACAATGGCCCCAAATATCGGCAACGAAGAAATGCGCCGGGCTGTTTGTCGGGCTGTTAACACCTACCATGCTGATATTTTCCGCCCTTATAGCGATCGCTTAACACCCATCGCCGCTATTCCACTGCACACTCCCCAAGAAGGGATTGAAGAATTGGAATATGCGGTAAATGTTCTCGGACTCAAAGCAATTCAAATCCCCGGTTACGTCCGTCGTCCAATTCCTGCCTTTGAAAAATACGGCAAAGAAGTCGCTAACGAAGTGGTTTGGATTGATAACTTTGGCTTAGATAGCGAGTATGATTACGATCCATTCTGGGCTAAGTGCGTAGAACTGAAAGTTGTACCCACAACTCACGCTTCTAGCCAAGGTTGGACAACTCAGCGTTCTGTCACCAACGCCCAGTACAATCACATTAATCACTTTGCCTTTGCAGCCGAAGCATTATGCAAATCGCTGTTCTTTGGTGGAGTTACTCGCCGCTTCCCGCAATTAAAGTTTGCCTTCTTAGAAGGTGGTTCAGCTTGGGGTGCTAGTCTATACGCTGATATTATTTGGCATTGGGAAACCCGCAACAAACAACATTTGTTGTCAAATAACAATCCTGCTATTATCGACAAGGAAGCATTAGTAGAGTTGTACACTCGCTACGGTGGCGAACTTGTAGATGGACGCTTAGATAAAATTGGCGACGGTTTAGGATTCCACCATCAGCTATTAGCGCCAGAAGATCCAGGCGAACTCGACGAATTTGAACTAGCAGGAATCGAGAAGCCAGAAGATGTGCGCGATCGCTTCTTGAATCATTTCTACTTCGGTACAGAATCAGACGATACCCGTGTCAGCCAAGCCTTTAACCGTGCAGCGAATCCCTTTGGCGATCGCGTTAAAGCCTTTTTGGGTTCCGATTCCGGTCACTGGGATGTGCCTGATATCACCGCCGTTACTGCCAACGCCTACTCAATGGCAGAACGCGAAATCATTACCGAAGAAGACCTCCGCTACTTCCTCTCAATCCATCCTTTGGAGTTGTACACCAGTCTCAATCAAGACTTCTTCAAGGGTACAGGTGTTGAGAAAGCCGCAAACGAATATCTAGCGGCTAAGAAATAA
- a CDS encoding ABC transporter substrate-binding protein, with protein sequence MLSFPVGTDSISKNKFTSKLSTSIACILLLLTTGCSSGETKSAQSVEAINTKSASTVAASNSISTLRIGYVGSSEPTGPLGWAKKKGILDRELQQAGFKNITFARFPNGPDLNEALVAGQLDVGSLGDTPAIVLRARGQETRLLRITQFNTTAWLVAKKNGPRSLAELKGQKIATQKGSYMHRYLLGLLAEAKIAKDVKVVHLMTTEAKAALERGDVAAYATSSDLGPFLKSQGFPVIDSSANHKGLSGTSLVVATESFLAKQPDFPQKFNAILTEAAKDLKANSEEYYQYHAQTTKYPIDIIKVSFPLKQVSEEPLPAEGVKLLEGTKNFLVSQGLAKSNFQLTDWAIKEK encoded by the coding sequence ATGCTGTCGTTCCCAGTCGGAACAGATTCTATTAGTAAAAATAAATTTACTTCCAAATTATCAACCTCAATTGCTTGTATCCTGCTGTTACTAACTACAGGATGTAGCTCAGGGGAAACTAAGTCCGCTCAATCTGTTGAGGCTATTAATACCAAAAGTGCTAGCACTGTAGCTGCATCTAATAGCATTTCTACCCTGCGTATAGGTTATGTAGGTAGTTCAGAACCTACAGGGCCACTTGGTTGGGCAAAGAAAAAAGGAATTTTAGATCGTGAGTTGCAACAAGCGGGATTTAAAAATATTACTTTTGCAAGATTTCCTAACGGGCCGGATCTAAATGAGGCGCTGGTCGCAGGACAATTAGATGTTGGTTCTTTAGGGGATACACCAGCCATCGTTTTGAGAGCAAGGGGTCAGGAAACTCGACTGCTAAGGATCACTCAGTTTAATACAACCGCCTGGTTAGTGGCGAAAAAGAATGGCCCGCGATCGCTTGCTGAACTTAAGGGTCAAAAAATAGCTACCCAAAAAGGTTCTTATATGCATCGATACCTGCTGGGTCTATTAGCTGAAGCAAAAATTGCCAAGGATGTAAAAGTTGTCCACTTGATGACTACTGAGGCAAAAGCAGCTTTAGAACGTGGTGATGTCGCAGCTTATGCAACTTCCAGCGATCTAGGGCCTTTTCTGAAATCACAAGGGTTTCCAGTGATTGATTCTTCGGCGAATCATAAGGGTTTGTCAGGGACATCATTAGTTGTTGCAACCGAAAGCTTTTTGGCGAAACAGCCTGATTTCCCCCAGAAATTTAATGCAATTCTCACAGAAGCAGCCAAGGATTTAAAAGCTAATTCTGAAGAATATTATCAGTACCATGCCCAAACTACTAAATATCCCATCGATATCATCAAAGTATCCTTCCCTCTCAAACAGGTATCAGAAGAACCATTACCAGCTGAGGGTGTGAAACTTTTAGAAGGGACAAAGAATTTTTTAGTTTCGCAGGGTTTAGCAAAGTCCAACTTTCAATTAACAGATTGGGCTATTAAAGAAAAATAA
- a CDS encoding iron uptake porin: MPKVLWNYLLVIPALFGGLLALSSATSAAEVEKTAQPTQQVISDITPTDITQKTSSNAEPLGSALKLPVLSVSSDRTEQVTSVSQLSDVQPTDWAFQALQSLVERYGVIAGYPDGTFKGNRALTRYEFAAGLNAALDRLNELIATSTGDLVRKEDLATLQKLQEQFAAELTTLRGRVDALETRTAKLEATQFSTTTKLQGIAQFFVGDTFGHGVNSNRDNTNVFFSYRATLALQTSFTGKDQLTTSLTAVNVPALSGAVFPGGTTPLTGTPQTRFNVERNTFYTDGSVYLDRLFYRFPIGAKTTVWIGPRALQPVTFAPTLNPLIGNAQTGTLSRFALFNPVIYRPGFDGAGLAFAHKFNNQLQLNAGYIVDDGLANNPGGNATNKGGLFGNSYEALGQLTFTPSRSLDISFAYARKYFPAPVPVGTGSTAAFGSGYNITGGTGTSFAILPFAANPTSSDNFGLQVNWKASSVVNIGGWFGYTLAHQEGTSNDATIINGALTLAFPDLFKKANLGGLVFGVPPKVTSNDVTTRVNRDTSFHLEGFYTYRVNDNISVTPTLFVILNPQGDSANDPIWVGAIRSTFNF, encoded by the coding sequence ATGCCTAAAGTTTTGTGGAATTATTTGCTAGTGATTCCAGCTTTGTTTGGTGGACTCTTAGCGCTGTCTTCAGCAACAAGTGCCGCTGAAGTAGAAAAGACAGCACAGCCGACACAGCAAGTAATATCAGACATTACCCCAACCGACATTACTCAGAAGACTTCATCGAATGCAGAACCATTGGGTAGCGCATTAAAATTGCCAGTTTTAAGTGTTTCTAGCGATCGCACAGAGCAAGTTACATCTGTTTCACAACTCTCTGATGTTCAGCCTACAGATTGGGCCTTTCAAGCGTTGCAGTCTTTGGTTGAACGCTACGGAGTGATTGCAGGATATCCAGATGGCACATTTAAAGGTAATCGGGCGTTGACTCGTTATGAATTTGCCGCAGGCTTGAATGCAGCCCTCGATCGCCTCAACGAACTGATTGCTACTAGCACCGGAGATTTAGTACGAAAAGAAGACTTAGCTACTCTGCAAAAACTACAAGAACAGTTTGCTGCTGAACTTACCACATTGCGCGGACGGGTAGATGCCTTAGAAACACGTACTGCTAAGTTAGAAGCAACTCAGTTTTCTACAACTACCAAACTGCAAGGGATTGCACAATTCTTTGTGGGTGATACTTTTGGTCACGGTGTCAATAGTAATAGGGATAACACCAACGTCTTTTTTAGCTACCGCGCTACACTTGCCCTACAAACCAGCTTTACTGGTAAAGACCAGTTGACCACTAGTTTAACAGCAGTTAACGTTCCAGCCCTCTCAGGCGCAGTTTTCCCTGGAGGAACAACACCTCTGACAGGAACTCCACAGACTCGGTTTAATGTTGAAAGGAATACTTTTTACACAGATGGTTCTGTTTATCTTGACAGATTGTTCTATCGCTTCCCAATTGGAGCTAAAACTACTGTTTGGATAGGCCCAAGAGCGTTGCAACCAGTTACTTTTGCTCCAACACTAAATCCCTTGATTGGTAATGCCCAAACTGGTACTCTCTCCCGGTTTGCACTTTTCAACCCTGTAATTTACCGACCCGGCTTTGACGGTGCCGGTCTAGCTTTTGCCCATAAATTTAATAATCAACTCCAACTCAATGCAGGTTACATAGTAGATGACGGTCTAGCTAATAACCCTGGTGGCAATGCAACCAATAAAGGAGGACTCTTTGGTAACTCCTATGAGGCACTTGGTCAACTAACCTTCACACCCAGTCGCAGTCTAGATATTAGCTTCGCCTACGCCCGCAAATACTTTCCTGCCCCTGTCCCCGTTGGTACTGGCTCAACTGCTGCTTTTGGATCTGGTTATAACATCACTGGTGGTACAGGTACTAGTTTCGCTATTCTTCCTTTTGCCGCCAATCCCACTTCATCCGATAACTTCGGATTGCAGGTCAACTGGAAAGCCAGTAGTGTAGTTAATATAGGTGGTTGGTTTGGTTATACTCTTGCCCATCAAGAAGGTACTAGTAACGATGCAACCATAATTAATGGTGCGCTTACCTTGGCTTTTCCAGACCTATTTAAAAAAGCGAATCTAGGTGGGTTAGTCTTTGGTGTACCTCCTAAAGTCACTAGCAATGATGTCACAACTCGCGTCAACAGAGATACTTCCTTCCATTTAGAAGGTTTCTATACTTATCGAGTGAATGACAACATTAGTGTTACCCCAACTTTGTTTGTAATTCTCAACCCCCAAGGAGATTCTGCCAACGATCCAATTTGGGTAGGTGCTATACGTAGTACATTTAATTTCTAA
- a CDS encoding FAD-dependent oxidoreductase, with the protein MIKTLTTDLELDLEADVLVIGGGPSGTWAAWSAASSGSRVILVDKGYCGTTGCAAASGNGVWYVPPDPEARETAKASRESLGGFLADRNWMDRVLNQTYVSVNQLAEWGYPFPTDDEGKPYRRSLQGPEYMRLMRRQIQRAGVKILDNSPALELLVDDDGAVAGATGVNRQTGEKWIVRSPATIIATGGCAFLSKALGCNVLTGDGYLMAAEAGAEMSGMEFSNAYGISPAFSSVTKTLFYNWATFTYEDGTVIPGASSHRRSVIAETLLQQPVYAIIDKAAESMRPSMRLAQPNFFLPFDRAGIDPFTQRFPVTLRLEGTVRGTGGIRIVDESCASSVRGLYAAGDAATRELICGGFTGGGSHNAAWAISSGYWSGKSAAEYTHSLGEHKTQRQVKRVGEVVLHSGSDRTLATDEIIQAVQAEVFPYEKNYFRTEQGLTESLGRLNHLWQELRSSQVTSEKELPRAREAAAMLATARWMYSSAIERKETRGMHKHLDYPEQDANQQHYLISGGLDQVWVKSQPLHGTEKSQSKIGAAV; encoded by the coding sequence ATGATCAAGACGTTAACAACCGATTTGGAACTCGACTTAGAAGCAGATGTGCTTGTGATTGGAGGTGGCCCATCTGGGACTTGGGCGGCATGGAGTGCTGCATCAAGTGGATCTAGGGTAATCCTTGTTGATAAAGGATATTGTGGCACAACTGGATGCGCTGCTGCATCTGGAAATGGTGTATGGTATGTGCCACCCGATCCAGAAGCACGGGAAACAGCGAAGGCGAGTCGGGAATCGTTGGGTGGGTTTTTAGCCGATCGCAATTGGATGGATCGGGTATTGAATCAGACTTATGTAAGCGTCAATCAGTTAGCAGAGTGGGGTTATCCCTTCCCTACCGACGATGAAGGCAAACCCTACCGGCGATCGCTGCAAGGGCCAGAATATATGCGGCTGATGCGGCGGCAAATTCAGCGCGCTGGAGTCAAGATTTTAGACAACAGCCCCGCCTTAGAACTACTGGTAGATGACGATGGTGCTGTTGCTGGTGCAACAGGTGTGAACCGTCAGACTGGTGAGAAATGGATAGTGCGATCGCCAGCCACGATCATTGCAACAGGTGGCTGTGCGTTTCTCAGTAAAGCGTTAGGATGCAACGTCCTGACAGGGGATGGTTATCTGATGGCGGCAGAAGCAGGAGCCGAGATGTCGGGTATGGAATTTTCCAATGCTTACGGCATCTCCCCCGCCTTTTCTTCAGTCACCAAAACCCTGTTTTATAATTGGGCAACTTTTACCTACGAAGACGGTACTGTGATTCCGGGGGCAAGTTCTCATAGACGGTCAGTAATTGCTGAAACCTTACTGCAACAACCAGTCTACGCCATCATAGACAAAGCGGCAGAATCAATGCGGCCATCTATGCGTTTAGCACAGCCGAACTTCTTTTTACCCTTTGACCGTGCAGGCATCGATCCATTTACCCAACGTTTTCCTGTCACCCTGCGTCTAGAGGGGACTGTGCGCGGTACAGGGGGAATTCGGATTGTCGATGAGAGTTGTGCTAGTTCTGTAAGGGGACTCTATGCGGCTGGAGATGCAGCGACACGAGAACTAATTTGTGGCGGATTTACTGGTGGTGGTAGTCATAATGCCGCTTGGGCAATATCTTCTGGTTATTGGTCAGGGAAATCGGCTGCTGAATATACCCACAGTTTGGGAGAACATAAAACTCAACGACAAGTTAAAAGAGTTGGAGAGGTAGTATTACATAGTGGGAGCGATCGCACCTTAGCGACTGATGAAATTATTCAGGCAGTCCAAGCTGAAGTATTCCCCTACGAAAAGAACTATTTCCGTACAGAACAAGGCTTAACCGAGTCTTTAGGTAGGTTAAATCATCTTTGGCAAGAACTCCGTAGTAGCCAGGTAACATCAGAGAAAGAACTTCCCAGGGCGCGAGAAGCTGCGGCAATGTTAGCCACAGCACGATGGATGTACAGCAGTGCCATTGAACGTAAAGAAACTCGTGGAATGCACAAACATTTAGACTATCCAGAACAAGATGCTAACCAGCAACACTACCTAATTAGTGGCGGATTAGATCAAGTCTGGGTGAAGAGTCAGCCTTTACATGGTACAGAAAAGTCACAATCCAAAATAGGAGCAGCAGTGTGA
- a CDS encoding acyl-CoA dehydrogenase family protein — MVLDITKPKDYVDLATSLSKELAQSAVERDAKAGVPEEEINKLRESGLLPLIVPKQYGGIGATWIDALKVVRKLSKADGSIGQLYGNHLNLTALGHVSGTPAQKEKYYRETAKNNLFWANAINTRDTRLKINPEGENFRVNGVKSFGTGISVADYRVFSALEDGVELPFIFIIPKDREGLVSNHDWDNIGQRRTDSGSYTFNNVLVEKDEILGPPNPPDSAFSTFLGIIAQLTKTNVYLGITKGAFAAAREYTKTTTKAWITSGVDSATQDPYILHHYGDFWLEIQAAIALADQAAEKVQAAWEKDASLTHQERGEVAIAVSAAKALATRVGIDITNRIFEVTGTRATATKYGFDRYWRDLRTFTLHDPVDYKLRAIGDWVLNDQLPVITQYS; from the coding sequence ATGGTGCTAGATATTACAAAACCAAAGGATTACGTTGACCTAGCAACTTCTCTATCCAAGGAACTTGCTCAATCGGCAGTTGAACGGGATGCTAAAGCTGGAGTTCCAGAAGAGGAAATTAATAAACTACGTGAAAGTGGACTGCTACCACTGATTGTACCGAAGCAATATGGTGGCATTGGTGCAACTTGGATTGATGCTTTAAAAGTTGTCAGAAAGCTATCAAAAGCAGATGGTTCAATTGGTCAATTATATGGTAATCATCTCAATTTAACGGCTTTGGGTCACGTTTCTGGCACACCAGCCCAAAAAGAAAAATATTATAGAGAAACTGCTAAAAATAACTTATTTTGGGCAAACGCCATTAATACACGCGATACTAGGCTGAAAATTAATCCAGAAGGTGAGAATTTTCGGGTTAATGGTGTTAAAAGCTTTGGTACAGGTATTTCCGTTGCCGATTATCGGGTATTCTCCGCTTTAGAAGATGGCGTAGAATTGCCCTTCATATTCATAATTCCCAAAGACAGGGAAGGGTTAGTTTCTAATCACGATTGGGACAACATCGGGCAACGTCGTACTGATAGCGGTAGTTATACATTTAACAATGTTCTAGTAGAGAAAGATGAGATTTTGGGGCCACCAAATCCTCCTGATAGTGCCTTCTCAACTTTTCTTGGGATTATTGCCCAGCTAACAAAAACCAACGTTTATCTGGGAATTACTAAAGGAGCCTTCGCTGCTGCTCGTGAATATACTAAAACTACTACTAAAGCGTGGATTACATCAGGGGTAGATAGTGCTACTCAAGATCCATATATTCTGCACCATTACGGAGACTTTTGGCTTGAAATTCAAGCTGCGATCGCACTAGCCGACCAAGCAGCCGAGAAGGTGCAAGCAGCCTGGGAAAAGGATGCATCGCTGACTCATCAAGAAAGGGGAGAAGTTGCGATCGCAGTTTCCGCAGCCAAAGCATTAGCGACCCGTGTAGGTATAGATATTACCAACCGCATCTTTGAAGTGACGGGAACTCGCGCCACAGCAACTAAATATGGATTTGATCGTTACTGGCGAGATTTGCGAACCTTTACCCTCCACGATCCTGTGGATTACAAATTGCGTGCGATCGGCGATTGGGTACTCAACGATCAGCTACCCGTCATCACCCAATATTCTTAG
- a CDS encoding 4Fe-4S binding protein: MIELVSESRCIECNICVNICPTNVFDRVPDAPPTIARQSDCQTCYMCELYCPVDALYVAPESDMKTSVNEAELIQIGLLGSYRENVGWGHKRTSTAKADETFQILKQMK, translated from the coding sequence GTGATTGAGTTGGTCAGCGAGTCGCGGTGCATAGAATGTAATATCTGCGTGAACATTTGTCCAACCAACGTGTTTGACAGAGTGCCAGATGCGCCGCCAACCATTGCCCGACAGAGTGACTGTCAAACCTGTTATATGTGCGAATTGTATTGTCCAGTTGATGCCCTTTATGTTGCACCAGAAAGCGATATGAAAACTTCAGTCAACGAGGCAGAATTAATACAAATTGGGCTATTGGGTAGTTATCGCGAAAACGTTGGTTGGGGACATAAACGCACCTCAACAGCAAAAGCCGATGAAACATTCCAAATTTTGAAGCAGATGAAATAG